Below is a genomic region from Brassica oleracea var. oleracea cultivar TO1000 chromosome C9, BOL, whole genome shotgun sequence.
GAATTGCAATAACTAGATGAACAAAGATGATTCAAGAGATGAACTTTCCAAAGGTTTTTCTTAAGAACAAAAGATAATCTGTCTGGTGGCTGCTAAAGGTACTTAAAACATAGGTTTTCAAAAGTAAAAACGTGCATAATGAAATGACCAAAAAGCCCTTGAGTAGAAATGAATTCGAGCAAACATAAAGCGCGCAGCGACCTCCAGTTGTCGCTCCGAGAGGTCGCTCCAGGCTTCGGGAGCGACCTGGAGGGGTCACTGCGAGACGTCGCTCTGGGTCGCTCTTCGCGAGCGACCTCGCTGTGTCGCTCCGGTCACGTCGCTCCCAGCTGGAGCGACCTTATGGTGTCACTCCGGAAAGTCTCTGTAAGGTCGCTCTCGTGCCTCCGAGCGATGGAGACGCGAGCGACATCGGGGTGTCGCTCTGGCCAAGTCGCTCTGAAAGGGTGTCACAGCGACTTCACGGTGTCGCTCCGGTGAGGTCGCTCCCANNNNNNNNNNNNNNNNNNNNCCCCTTTATCACCTCTTTTGAGCTCCAAATGCATCCAAATGTCTCCAAGAACTTCATGTGGTACTCCAATACCTGATAAAGACTCATGTATGCAAAATTCAACCTAAACATGGCTAAATCCTAGTCTATATGATCAAAATGCAGATGGTGAATGGATAAAACAGTGGAAATATGCGAGATATCAACTCCCCCAAACTAGTTCTTTTACTTGTCCACAAGTGAACTTTCTAGAACTCATAGAGAGAGAGGGTTGAAGGTGGGAGCTCATAGCCAAAAGAAACACAACTAGCACTCAATTCAACATCTAATCCAACGTGAGCACACTCTCTTATTACACTCTAGCTTCTCTAGGCCTATCTCAACTCCTTTTGACCTTACACTCATCATCAAGCATCCAAACATTCAAATCAACCTAAACACAACTAGCACACAAATTCAACATCTAATCCAACGTGAGCACACTCTAGCTTCTCTAGGCCTATCTCAACTCCTTTTGCCCTTACACTGATCATCAAGCATCCACACATTCAAATCAACCAACTCTCACATTCATAGTAAGGGAAAGCTTTTATTCAAATGGGTCAAGAGGTTCAAAATCCATGATCTTTTAAAGTGGTTTACTCTCAAAACAAGTAGCCTTGACATTGCACATAATATATCTAAGAAAGGGACCAACTCATGCATACAATGCTCAATCTCCATTGTTCTACCCTTTTCCCAAACATACAAGTTACACAATCACTTCCCAATGTCAAACTCAACTCCCATCTCTCACCAAAAGATCCCAAGAACACTTTGCACATAAAACTCCTTTTCTTTGAAATCTGTAAAGGATTTTCTCAACTTCTAAACAAATCTTAGCTCTAAACAACTTTGCTAGCCCCATTTTCTTTCTTTTTCTCTTTTTTTTTTTCGGGGCCAAAACTTTTCATAAACTCGAGCTAGACGTTTATCTATTAATTCCAATAAGATTATCCATTTAAACACAAAGAGTCTATTCTTTTCCTTCGAACTTTTCATGCTTNNNNNNNNNNNNNNNNNNNNNNNNNNNNNNNNNNNNNNNNNNNNNNNNNNNNNNNNNNNNNNNNNNNNNNNNNNNNNNNNNNNNNNNNNNNNNNNNNNNNNNNNNNNNNNNNNNNNNNNNNNNNNNNNNNNNNNNNNNNNNNNNNNNNNNNNNNNNNNNNNNNNNNNNNNNNNNNNNNNNNNNNNNNNNNNNNNNNNNNNNNNNNNNNNNNNNNNNNNNNNNNNNNNNNNNNNNNNNNNNNNNNNNNNNNNNNNNNNNNNNNNNNNNNNNNNNNNNNNNNNNNNNNNNNNNNNNNNNNNNNNNNNNNNNNNNNNNNNNNNNNNNNNNNNNNNNNNNNNNNNNNNNNNNNNNNNNNNNNNNNNNNNNNNNNNNNNNNNNNNNNNNNNNNNNNNNNNNNNNNNNNNNNNNNNNNNNNNNNNNNNNNNNNNNNNNNNNNNNNNNNNNNNNNNNNNNNNNNNNNNNNNNNNNNNNNNNNNNNNNNNNNNNNNNNNNNNNNNNNNNNNNNNNNNNNNNNNNNNNNNNNNNNNNNNNNNNNNNNNNNNNNNNNNNNNNNNNNNNNNNNNNNNNNNNNNNNNNNNNNNNNNNNNNNNNNNNNNNNNNNNNNNNNNNNNNNNNNNNNNNNNNNNNNNNNNNNNNNNNNNNNNNNNNNNNNNNNNNNNNNNNNNNNNNNNNNNNNNNNNNNNNNNNNNNNNNNNNNNNNNNNNNNNNNNNNNNNNNNNNNNNNNNNNNNNNNNNNNNNNNNNNNNNNNNNNNNNNNNNNNNNNNNNNNNNNNNNNNNNNNNNNNNNNNNNNNNNNNNNNNNNNNNNNNNNNNNNNNNNNNNNNNNNNNNNNNNNNNNNNNNNNNNNNNNNNNNNNNNNNNNNNNNNNNNNNNNNNNNNNNNNNNNNNNNNNNNNNNNNNNNNNNNNNNNNNNNNNNNNNNNNNNNNNNNNNNNNNNNNNNNNNNNNNNNNNNNNNNNNNNNNNNNNNNNNNNNNNNNNNNNNNNNNNNNNNNNNNNNNNNNNNNNNNNNNNNNNNNNNNNNNNNNNNNNNNNNNNNNNNNNNNNNNNNNNNNNNNNNNNNNNNNNNNNNNNNNNNNNNNNNNNNNNNNNNNNNNNNNNNNNNNNNNNNNNNNNNNNNNNNNNNNNNNNNNNNNNNNNNNNNNNNNNNNNNNNNNNNNNNNNNNNNNNNNNNNNNNNNNNNNNNNNNNNNNNNNNNNNNNNNNNNNNNNNNNNNNNNNNNNNNNNNNNNNNNNNNNNNNNNNNNNNNNNNNNNNNNNNNNNNNNNNNNNNNNNNNNNNNNNNNNNNNNNNNNNNNNNNNNNNNNNNNNNNNNNNNNNNNNNNNNNNNNNNNNNNNNNNNNNNNNNNNNNNNNNNNNNNNNNNNNNNNNNNNNNNNNNNNNNNNNNNNNNNNNNNNNNNNNNNNNNNNNNNNNNNNNNNNNNNNNNNNNNNNNNNNNNNNNNNNNNNNNNNNNNNNNNNNNNNNNNNNNNNNNNNNNNNNNNNNNNNNNNNNNNNNNNNNNNNNNNNNNNNNNNNNNNNNNNNNNNNNNNNNNNNNNNNNNNNNNNNNNNNNNNNNNNNNNNNNNNNNNNNNNNNNNNNNNNNNNNNNNNNNNNNNNNNNNNNNNNNNNNNNNNNNNNNNNNNNNNNNNNNNNNNNNNNNNNNNNNNNNNNNNNNNNNNNNNNNNNNNNNNNNNNNNNNNNNNNNNNNNNNNNNNNNNNNNNNNNNNNNNNNNNNNNNNNNNNNNNNNNNNNNNNNNNNNNNNNNNNNNNNNNNNNNNNNNNNNNNNNNNNNNNNNNNNNNNNNNNNNNNNNNNNNNNNNNNNNNNNNNNNNNNNNNNNNNNNNNNNNNNNNNNNNNNNNNNNNNNNNNNATCTTCAAGTGCCCCAGCATTGCCTCAATATCAGAATCGAGACCCACCTCCTTCAGCAAATCAAGGTCAGCGAATCTGGTTGGAGTCCAAGTTACCCCATTCAGCAAATGATGATACAGCTCTTCTTCAGATGGAGTTTTTGCCCTGTCTCTATCCTCAGCAACCTCCTTCCCCTTGGACATCTTGGCCCTCTTTGTAGGAGCCTGCTCATCTGCACTTTCATCGCCACTCTCCTCATATGTGGCAACTGCTATACTCTTTCCTGCCCTCTTCTCTTGCTCCTTTGCCTTCTTTGCAGCCACTGTTTGCTGTCGAGAAGTCCTTTGTGTCCCAGAACCAGCTCGTTCCGAGGCTAAAGCCTTTCCTCTCAACGAAGACTCTTGACTTTCAGGTTCTTGCCTCTCAGCCTCCGACTTTCCCTTAGTTTTCCTAACCATTGTACCTTGCCTTGGATGAAAGGAAATGGGGAATGGGTAGTGAGGAATAGACTGTTGGGGCGAAAGCTTGGATTTAGAAACAAGAACTAGGAGATCTGGGTGAGAATTGAGAAAGTTAGGAGATTTTTGGTGTGAGTTTGTTGAGAGAGTATGGGTGTTTGTGAAAGGAAGGGAGAGTGAAAGAGATGAAGGTCGTGGGTATGGGTAGGTCTAGGGTCGTCTGGTTAGGTTTAGGGTTGGTTAACTCGAATTAAACCGGACAAAATCGAAGAGGTACTTACCTGGACCGGCTCGGGAGCGATCTCACGTGGTCGCTGCGAGAAGTCGCTCTGATCGACAGAAAATGCGAGCGACCTCACGTGGTCGCTGCGAGAAGTCGCTCTGATCGACAAAAAAATGCGAGCGACCTTACGTGGTCGCTGCGAGTCGTCGCTCCGAGAGCGATTCTCGAGCCCCGGAGACCGAAATGCGAGCGACTTAGCCGAGTCGCTCTGATCACGTTGCTCCCAGTCACAGAAAACGCGAGCGACCTCACGTGGTCGCTGCGAGAAGTCGCTCCGAGAGAGACTCTCGAGCTCCGGACATCGAAAATTCGAGCGAGTTGGACCAGTCGCTCTGATCACGTCGCTCCCAGCTGGAGCGACCTCGTGGCGTCGCTGCGGAACCCACGCTCGATTCTTTGCCTTGACCGGATCCATGAACCACCTGAACACTACTTCAACACTTTTTCCCCTTTTTTTTTTAATGAAATATGATGAAAATGAAAATACCAATGCAATATGTACAAGGATACGCATGAGACTTCCTCCCAAGTGAGCTTGTTTTAAGTCTCTAGCTTGACTTTGCCTCCTTTTGAATTAGGCTGGGGTAGGATCAGACAGTGGATTTGAAACTCCATCTTCCTCAGGTGCATCTGCCATGTAGAGCTTAACCCTTTGCCCATTGANNNNNNNNNNNNNNNNNNNNNNNNNNNNNNNNNNNNNNNNNNNNNNNNNNNNNNNNNNNNNNNNNNNNNNNNNNNNNNNNNNNNNNNNNNNNNNNNNNNNNNNNNNNNNNNNNNNNNNNNNNNNNNNNNNNNNNNNNNNNNNNNNNNNNNNNNNNNNNNNNNNNNNNNNNNNNNNNNNNNNNNNNNNNNNNNNNNNNNNNNNNNNNNNNNNNNNNNNNNNNNNNNNNNNNNNNNNNNNNNNNNNNNNNNNNNNNNNNNNNNNNNNNNNNNNNNNNNNNNNNNNNNNNNNNNNNNNNNNNNNNNNNNNNNNNNNNNNNNNNNNNNNNNNNNNNNNNNNNNNNNNNNNNNNNNNNNNNNNNNNNNNNNNNNNNNNNNNNNNNNNNNNNNNNNNNNNNNNNNNNNNNNNNNNNNNNNNNNNNNNNNNNNNNNNNNNNNNNNNNNNNNNNNNNNNNNNNNNNNNNNNNNNNNNNNNNNNNNNNNNNNNNNNNNNNNNNNNNNNNNNNNNNNNNNNNNNNNNNNNNNNNNNNNNNNNNNNNNNNNNNNNNNNNNNNNNNNNNNNNNNNNNNNNNNNNNNNNNNNNNNNNNNNNNNNNNNNNNNNNNNNNNNNNNNNNNNNNNNNNNNNNNNNNNNNNNNNNNNNNNNNNNNNNNNNNNNNNNNNNNNNNNNNNNNNNNNNNNNNNNNNNNNNNNNNNNNNNNNNNNNNNNNNNNNNNNNNNNNNNNNNNNNNNNNNNNNNNNNNNNNNNNNNNNNNNNNNNNNNNNNNNNNNNNNNNNNNNNNNNNNNNNNNNNNNNNNNNNNNNNNNNNNNNNNNNNNNNNNNNNNNNNNNNNNNNNNNNNNNNNNNNNNNNNNNNNNNNNNNNNNNNNNNNNNNNNNNNNNNNNNNNNNNNNNNNNNNNNNNNNNNNNNNNNNNNNNNNNNNNNNNNNNNNNNNNNNNNNNNNNNNNNNNNNNNNNNNNNNNNNNNNNNNNNNNNNNNNNNNNNNNNNNNNNNNNNNNNNNNNNNNNNNNNNNNNNNNNNNNNNNNNNNNNNNNNNNNNNNNNNNNNNNNNNNNNNNNNNNNNNNNNNNNNNNNNNNNNNNNNNNNNNNNNNNNNNNNNNNNNNNNNNNNNNNNNNNNNNNNNNNNNNNNNNNNNNNNNNNNNNNNNNNNNNNNNNNNNNNNNNNNNNNNNNNNNNNNNNNNNNNNNNNNNNNNNNNNNNNNNNNNNNNNNNNNNNNNNNNNNNNNNNNNNNNNNNNNNNNNNNNNNNNNNNNNNNNNNNNNNNNNNNNNNNNNNNNNNNNNNNNNNNNNNNNNNNNNNNNNNNNNNNNNNNNNNNNNNNNNNNNNNNNNNNNNNNNNNNNNNNNNNNNNNNNNNNNNNNNNNNNNNNNNNNNNNNNNNNNNNNNNNNNNNNNNNNNNNNNNNNNNNNNNNNNNNNNNNNNNNNNNNNNNNNNNNNNNNNNNNNNNNNNNNNNNNNNNNNNNNNNNNNNNNNNNNNNNNNNNNNNNNNNNNNNNNNNNNNNNNNNNNNNNNNNNNNNNNNNNNNNNNNNNNNNNNNNNNNNNNNNNNNNNNNNNNNNNNNNNNNNNNNNNNNNNNNNNNNNNNNNNNNNNNN
It encodes:
- the LOC106314650 gene encoding uncharacterized protein LOC106314650 is translated as MGPFPSSFGNKYILVAVDYVFKWVEAIASPTNDARVVTKMFKSIIFPRFGVPRVVISDGGSHFINKLLEGLLKKNGVKHKVATPYQPRQVEISNREIKSILEKIVGITRKDWSNKLDDALWTYRTAYKTPLGTTTFNLVYGKACHLPVELEYKALWAIKLLNFDIKNLLVLVSKSKLSPQQSIPHYPFPISFHPRQGTMVRKTKGKSEAERQEPESQESSLRGKALASERAGSGTQRTSRQQTVAAKKAKEQEKRAGKSIAVATYEESGDESADEQAPTKRAKMSKGKEVAEDRDRAKTPSEEELYHHLLNGVTWTPTRFADLDLLKEVGLDSDIEAMLGVRAKGVEIGLEKLECAHVGLDVEFVC